A window from Schistocerca piceifrons isolate TAMUIC-IGC-003096 unplaced genomic scaffold, iqSchPice1.1 HiC_scaffold_2275, whole genome shotgun sequence encodes these proteins:
- the LOC124742261 gene encoding piggyBac transposable element-derived protein 4-like yields MRPLNDRELEEIVNASPDEGSLSEFEDHISNASESECSDDSYDSPQPIQNSVETFLSKNGNIEWQLHPPAQHGRLPASNIIKSTPGVTRYAVSRISDVKCSFEAVFHTALQNEIIEMTNIEGQRVYGEQWTDIDGSVFHAYLGLLLLAGVYRSHGESTKSLWDKDTGRNIFRATMSHETFCKISRVLRFDKKSTREERRRTDKLAAIRSIWENKTSYVLKAQIYTGKVSGAAPERNQGMRVVSDLTSELRGQNITCDNFFTSYNLGQLLLKRKLTMLGTIRKNKPELPHKMTNKEVHSSSFYFTNDTTVVNYIPKRHKNVVLMSTLHHDAEISDRADKKPKMILDYNSTKGAVDTLDQLLGTYTCKRKSNRWPMIVFYNILDVSAYNAYVLWISVDPNWNASKLTRRRIFLEELGKSLIKEHIASRTHFPRTEDSLRMVTSIQNPNDVGGVSESVTTRKSTKRARCKFCPSSNDNKTNMVCGKCSKHICKKHVTYLCPQCKQYWNRTTMSIAKTVPKFMFLKHFDMSGHIDPNSIYV; encoded by the exons atgagaccattgaatgatcgtgagttggaagaaatagtaaatgcctcaccagatgaaggatcactttctgagtttgaagatcacatcagcaatgcatctgaaagcgagtgttccgatgacagttacgacagtccacagcccatacaaaatagtgtagagacttttctttctaaaaatgggaatatagaatggcagttgcatccaccagcacaacatggtcgcctaccagcttcgaacatcatcaagagtaccccaggagttaccaggtatgcagtcagcagaatatctgatgtaaaatgttcatttgaagcagtatttcacacagcgcttcaaaatgaaataatagagatgacaaatattgaagggcagcgagtttatggtgaacagtggacagatattgatggttctgttttccatgcatacttaggactcttactcctagcgggtgtatatcgatctcatggggagtctacaaaaagtttgtgggataaagatactgggcgaaacatatttcgagcaaccatgtctcatgaaacattctgtaagatatcacgtgtcctgcgatttgacaagaaatctactagagaggaaagacgacgtactgacaaacttgccgcaattcgtagtatttgggagaa caaaacttcatacgtactgaaagcccaaatttatacaggaaaggtgagtggagcggcaccagaaagaaatcagggaatgagggtggtatctgatctcacttctgagttacgtggtcagaatatcacgtgtgacaacttttttacgtcgtacaatttggggcagctgcttctgaaaaggaaattgactatgttgggaactatacggaaaaataagccggagcttccacacaaaatgaccaacaaggaggtacacagctcttcattttacttcacaaatgacactactgtggttaattatattcctaagagacacaagaatgttgtacttatgagcactctccaccatgatgcggaaatcagtgacagggctgataagaagccaaaaatgattttggactataattcaaccaaaggtgctgtagacacgcttgatcagttattaggtacatatacatgcaaacgaaaaagtaataggtggccaatgatagttttctacaatattcttgatgtttctgcttataatgcatacgttttgtggatttcggttgaccctaattggaatgcaagcaaattgactagaaggagaatattcttggaggaacttggaaagtcactgataaaagaacatattgcatcaagaacgcatttcccaagaacagaagattctttgagaatggtcacaagcatccaaaacccgaatgatgtgggtggtgtgtcagaatcggtaacaacaagaaaatctacaaaacgtgcacgctgtaagttctgtccatcaagtaatgacaataaaacaaacatggtgtgtggaaaatgtagtaaacatatttgcaagaaacatgtaacctacttgtgtccacagtgcaagca gtactggaatagaacaacaatgtcgatagctaaaactgtaccaaaatttatgtttctaaagcattttgatatgtcgggtcatattgacccgaacagtatatatgtcaa